From the genome of Hymenobacter cellulosilyticus, one region includes:
- a CDS encoding transporter, with protein sequence MKFCSLLLTTLVLPFWAAAQNQDSITAKAGYNLFRPTPRNMMRELRPDRPGYSESPFTVDPGHFQIESDLLRLVNKQEDHHHERNFYLNHALLKLGVTTRTDVQAELDSYSIEKEWDDDQPQERHQGFGDLTLRVKHTFLGEDGKPDALALIGFVRLPVGEAVGTSVTEYGLIVPYSHDFSKQFNLQFQLRSDLDYDRDEQQRYVMLAPSTAVDVEFSKFLSAFAEVVGIWNTRQNEWQANLNVGPQLHLSDNLIVDFGTHLALTKATDHEYFLGVSFRR encoded by the coding sequence ATGAAGTTCTGCTCTCTACTCCTGACCACACTAGTACTTCCCTTTTGGGCGGCCGCCCAAAACCAGGATTCCATTACGGCCAAAGCCGGCTACAACCTGTTCCGGCCTACGCCCCGCAATATGATGCGGGAACTGCGCCCCGACCGGCCCGGCTATTCCGAAAGCCCGTTTACCGTCGACCCTGGCCACTTCCAGATTGAGAGTGACTTGCTGCGGCTGGTAAATAAGCAGGAAGACCACCACCACGAGCGGAATTTTTACCTGAACCACGCCCTGCTTAAGCTCGGCGTCACGACCCGCACCGACGTGCAGGCCGAGCTGGATTCGTACTCGATTGAGAAAGAGTGGGACGATGACCAGCCCCAGGAGCGGCACCAGGGCTTCGGCGACCTGACGCTGCGGGTAAAGCATACCTTTCTGGGCGAAGACGGCAAACCCGACGCGCTGGCCCTTATTGGGTTCGTGCGGCTGCCAGTGGGTGAGGCCGTCGGCACCAGCGTCACGGAATATGGCCTGATTGTGCCCTACAGCCACGATTTTAGCAAACAGTTCAACCTCCAGTTCCAGCTCCGCAGCGACCTGGACTACGACCGGGATGAGCAGCAGCGCTACGTGATGCTGGCCCCGAGCACTGCCGTCGACGTCGAGTTTTCGAAATTTCTTTCGGCCTTTGCCGAGGTAGTTGGGATATGGAATACGCGCCAAAATGAATGGCAAGCCAACCTCAACGTGGGCCCGCAGCTGCACCTGAGCGACAACCTGATAGTAGACTTCGGCACGCACTTAGCGCTAACCAAGGCTACCGACCACGAATATTTTCTGGGCGTCAGCTTCCGGCGGTAG
- a CDS encoding DUF1501 domain-containing protein has protein sequence MPTSRRNFLKTSVLASSLLFVPKFLHALDQQGVQQLRNSNGKRLVVVQLGGGNDGLNMVVPFRNDLYYKARPTLGIKEQSGLLTLDQDLAFNPHMTPLKSLYDQGLVGVLNSVGYPNPDRSHFRSMDIWQSGSASDQYVTSGWLGRYLDSSCSACQVPYNGLEVDDTLSLAMKGELRKGLALKSPEKFHQVTQNWFIQQVSGQQAGGSSSELDYLYKTLAETASSADYLYQTSKVYKSAIAYPNTEFGKNLKTTAELINSGIESRVFYVSLTGFDTHVRQQEQQGKLLGDLSGGLGAFVEDLQKSGQLNDTLILVFSEFGRRVTQNASNGTDHGTANNVLLLGGGLRRQGILNAAPDLLNLDQGDLKYQLDFRSVYATVLRDWLGADDQAILGSEFARLPGLV, from the coding sequence ATGCCTACTTCCCGCCGCAACTTTCTGAAAACTTCGGTGCTGGCCAGCTCCTTGCTGTTTGTACCCAAATTTCTGCACGCCCTGGACCAGCAAGGCGTGCAGCAGCTGCGCAATTCCAACGGCAAGCGTCTGGTGGTGGTACAGCTCGGCGGCGGCAACGACGGCCTGAACATGGTGGTGCCCTTCCGCAACGACCTGTACTACAAAGCCCGGCCCACGCTGGGCATCAAAGAGCAAAGCGGCCTGCTGACTCTAGACCAGGACCTAGCCTTCAACCCCCACATGACCCCGCTCAAGAGCCTTTACGACCAGGGTCTGGTGGGTGTGCTCAACAGCGTGGGCTACCCCAACCCCGACCGGTCCCACTTTCGCTCCATGGATATCTGGCAGAGCGGCTCGGCTTCTGACCAGTACGTGACCAGCGGCTGGCTGGGCCGCTACCTCGACTCCAGCTGCTCGGCCTGCCAGGTGCCCTACAACGGCCTGGAAGTGGACGACACCTTGAGCCTGGCCATGAAGGGCGAACTGCGCAAAGGCCTGGCCCTGAAGAGCCCGGAAAAGTTTCACCAAGTCACCCAGAACTGGTTTATCCAGCAGGTAAGCGGGCAGCAAGCCGGCGGCAGCAGTTCGGAGCTGGACTACCTCTACAAGACCCTGGCCGAAACGGCTTCCTCCGCCGACTACCTCTATCAGACGTCCAAGGTCTACAAATCGGCCATTGCCTACCCCAATACCGAGTTTGGCAAGAACCTTAAAACGACGGCCGAGCTGATTAATTCCGGCATCGAGTCGCGGGTGTTCTACGTGTCTCTGACTGGCTTCGACACCCACGTGCGGCAGCAGGAGCAGCAGGGCAAACTGCTCGGCGACTTGTCGGGCGGGCTGGGGGCTTTCGTGGAGGATCTGCAGAAAAGTGGGCAGCTCAATGACACGCTGATTCTGGTGTTTTCCGAGTTTGGCCGCCGCGTGACCCAGAACGCCAGCAACGGCACCGACCACGGCACGGCCAACAACGTGCTGCTGCTGGGCGGAGGGCTGCGCCGGCAAGGCATTCTCAACGCCGCCCCGGATCTGCTCAACCTCGACCAGGGCGACCTGAAGTACCAGCTCGACTTCCGCAGCGTATACGCCACCGTGCTGCGCGACTGGCTCGGCGCCGACGACCAGGCCATTCTGGGTAGTGAGTTTGCCCGACTGCCCGGCTTAGTGTAG
- a CDS encoding TonB-dependent receptor — translation MKAILLFLFACLNTATVLAQTGILKGTVRAEGKVVPFASIGLKGTTLGTTADENGSFTLGKVPVGPQRVVVSAVGFLLTERAITMSSGQTVTVNVALSGNANELGDVVVSGTLSEVVKSQSPVAVEIYTPRYFQKNPSACLFENLTMVNGVRPQLNCNICNTGDIHINGLEGPYTMVLIDGMPIVSSLSTVYGLSGIPNSMVDRIEVVKGPASTLYGSEAVGGLINVITKNPAKAPRFSADAFGTSHGEMNLDLGTAAKVGPATTLLSANLFGYNQRRDVNEDGFTDLPTQHRASVFNKWSLKRPQDRAANLAARYYYEDRFGGQLGWTPEFRGGDSIYGESVYTGRYEVLGQYQLPVAGQKFMLSGSYNQHRQNSAYGTTLYRATQRVGFGQLTWARDLNIRHSLLLGATYRYTWYDDNTPATARPDGDQTVTQPDKTSLPGIFAQDEWKVTENATLLAGLRYDYNSVHGSILSPRLNYKWSKPDNSQVVRVGVGNGYRVVNLFTEDHAALTGARQVVVPEALRPERSWNANVNYQRFFTTAAGQLTVDASAFYTYFTNKISPDYTTNVNQIVYRNLDGYAVSRGVTLNTDFTFSRPLKVIAGITLMDVFRQERPEGGGPLQRVTQLHAPVFSGTYAVSYTLARLGVVVDYTGQVNGPMQLPVQPNDYRPARSPWYSLQNVQLTKRLGSTWKSTGG, via the coding sequence ATGAAAGCAATTCTCCTCTTCCTCTTTGCTTGCCTGAATACTGCTACTGTGTTGGCCCAGACCGGCATTCTAAAAGGAACAGTGCGGGCCGAGGGCAAAGTAGTGCCGTTTGCCAGCATTGGTCTGAAGGGTACTACCCTGGGCACGACGGCCGACGAAAACGGAAGCTTTACGCTGGGCAAAGTACCGGTGGGACCACAACGGGTAGTCGTAAGTGCCGTAGGATTTCTGCTGACGGAGCGGGCCATAACGATGAGCAGCGGGCAAACGGTGACGGTAAACGTAGCACTTAGCGGCAACGCTAACGAGTTGGGCGACGTGGTGGTGAGCGGGACACTGAGCGAAGTGGTGAAAAGCCAGTCGCCGGTGGCCGTCGAGATTTATACCCCGCGCTACTTCCAGAAAAACCCCAGCGCCTGCCTGTTCGAGAACCTGACGATGGTAAACGGGGTGCGGCCCCAACTCAACTGCAACATCTGCAACACCGGCGACATCCACATCAACGGGTTGGAGGGGCCCTACACCATGGTACTCATCGACGGCATGCCCATTGTCAGCTCCTTGTCTACGGTGTACGGGCTTAGCGGCATTCCCAACAGCATGGTCGACCGGATTGAGGTGGTGAAAGGGCCGGCGTCCACGCTCTACGGCTCGGAGGCAGTAGGCGGCCTTATCAACGTCATTACCAAAAACCCGGCAAAAGCACCCCGCTTTTCGGCCGATGCCTTCGGGACTTCCCACGGCGAAATGAACCTGGATTTGGGCACGGCGGCCAAAGTTGGGCCGGCCACTACCTTGCTCAGTGCCAACCTGTTTGGCTACAACCAGCGCCGGGACGTGAACGAGGACGGCTTCACCGACTTGCCGACCCAGCACCGGGCCTCGGTGTTCAATAAATGGTCGTTGAAACGGCCCCAGGATCGGGCGGCCAACCTGGCGGCGCGCTATTATTACGAGGACCGGTTTGGCGGGCAGCTCGGCTGGACGCCCGAGTTTCGGGGCGGCGACAGTATCTACGGGGAAAGCGTGTACACGGGCCGCTACGAGGTACTGGGCCAATACCAATTGCCGGTGGCGGGTCAGAAATTTATGCTCAGCGGTTCTTACAACCAGCACCGGCAAAACTCGGCCTACGGCACCACGCTCTACCGGGCCACCCAGCGCGTGGGCTTCGGGCAGCTTACCTGGGCCCGCGACCTGAACATCCGGCACAGCCTGCTACTGGGCGCCACTTACCGCTACACCTGGTACGACGACAATACGCCCGCCACGGCGCGCCCCGACGGCGACCAGACCGTGACTCAGCCCGACAAAACCAGCTTGCCCGGCATTTTTGCCCAGGACGAGTGGAAAGTAACCGAAAACGCGACGCTGCTGGCCGGCTTGCGCTACGACTACAACTCGGTGCACGGCAGCATTCTTTCGCCCCGGCTCAACTACAAGTGGAGCAAGCCCGACAACAGCCAGGTTGTGCGCGTGGGCGTAGGCAACGGCTACCGCGTGGTAAACCTGTTTACGGAAGACCACGCCGCCCTGACCGGGGCCCGGCAGGTGGTGGTGCCCGAAGCGCTGCGCCCTGAGCGGAGCTGGAATGCCAACGTAAACTACCAGCGCTTCTTTACTACCGCCGCCGGCCAGCTGACCGTGGACGCCAGCGCCTTTTATACCTACTTCACCAACAAAATCAGTCCCGACTACACCACCAACGTCAACCAGATAGTGTACCGCAACCTGGACGGCTACGCCGTGTCGCGGGGGGTGACGCTGAACACGGACTTCACGTTTTCGCGGCCCCTGAAGGTAATTGCGGGCATTACGCTGATGGATGTGTTTCGGCAGGAGCGGCCCGAAGGCGGCGGCCCGCTGCAGCGCGTGACGCAGCTGCACGCCCCGGTTTTCTCGGGCACCTACGCCGTGAGCTACACCCTGGCCCGCCTGGGCGTGGTGGTCGACTACACCGGGCAGGTGAACGGCCCCATGCAGCTGCCGGTGCAGCCCAACGACTACCGTCCGGCCCGCTCCCCATGGTATTCGCTGCAGAACGTGCAGCTTACCAAGCGTCTGGGGAGCACCTGGAAATCTACGGGGGGCTGA
- a CDS encoding SPW repeat domain-containing protein, with product MKVISPRVHGMLDYGTILLFALAPTLFDFDGTYATVCYVLAAGYLVVTLLTDFQMGVAHLISFPMHGWLELVSGIALLASPFLFGFADDNETARNFFMGMGVLFLGTWMLTDWHADTHTQTHGHGTMMPNH from the coding sequence ATGAAAGTTATATCACCCCGCGTGCACGGCATGCTCGACTACGGAACGATTCTGCTGTTCGCCCTGGCGCCTACGCTCTTCGATTTTGACGGCACCTACGCTACCGTGTGCTACGTGCTGGCTGCCGGCTACTTAGTTGTTACCCTGCTGACCGACTTCCAGATGGGCGTTGCCCACCTGATTTCGTTCCCGATGCACGGCTGGCTGGAACTGGTTAGCGGTATTGCCCTGCTGGCCTCGCCTTTCCTGTTTGGTTTCGCCGATGACAACGAAACTGCCCGTAACTTCTTCATGGGCATGGGCGTGCTCTTCCTGGGTACCTGGATGCTGACCGACTGGCATGCTGATACCCATACCCAAACCCATGGTCACGGCACGATGATGCCTAACCACTAA
- a CDS encoding cation diffusion facilitator family transporter — MTFTQSKNRLGLLSLVVSVGLVAIKFYAYFLTASQAVLTDALESIINVFTSGFALYSLYLSDLPKDENHPYGHGKVEYLSVGFEGALILFAGVYIFYSAVMAVLQPHAVERPDAGMYLLAATALVNLAVGFLLVSSGKKMNSVALVGDGQHLYIDALSTLVSCVALLLVIFTGNALFDAGAALLLGVFIVVNGYRMVRRSVSALMDESDVATVEQVIAELQQHRLPPWIDVHNLRVLRYGANLHIDCHMQMPYYFSLEEIHNELNRIEGLIKQRFDVEVEMFVHADPCTFAACSLCHMPECPVRQHPFAHEVPWTLSNAVKNERHRLG; from the coding sequence ATGACTTTTACCCAATCCAAGAACCGGCTTGGCTTACTGTCGCTGGTTGTCAGCGTAGGGCTGGTTGCCATCAAGTTCTACGCGTATTTCCTTACGGCGTCGCAGGCCGTACTGACTGATGCGCTGGAATCAATTATCAACGTTTTTACCAGCGGTTTTGCCCTTTACAGCCTCTATCTTTCCGACCTGCCCAAGGACGAAAACCATCCGTACGGCCACGGTAAGGTAGAATACCTGTCGGTTGGCTTCGAGGGTGCCCTCATTCTGTTTGCCGGCGTTTATATTTTCTATAGCGCGGTAATGGCCGTGCTGCAGCCCCACGCCGTGGAGCGGCCCGATGCGGGCATGTATCTGCTGGCCGCCACGGCACTGGTCAACCTGGCTGTGGGTTTTCTGCTGGTGAGTTCCGGCAAAAAGATGAATTCCGTGGCCCTGGTTGGTGATGGGCAGCACCTGTACATCGATGCGCTGAGCACCTTGGTTTCGTGTGTGGCCTTACTACTGGTGATTTTCACGGGCAATGCCCTGTTCGATGCCGGAGCCGCTTTGCTGCTGGGTGTGTTTATCGTTGTCAACGGCTACCGGATGGTGCGCCGCTCGGTGTCGGCTTTGATGGATGAGTCGGATGTGGCAACGGTGGAGCAGGTAATTGCCGAGCTGCAGCAGCACCGCCTGCCCCCGTGGATTGATGTGCACAACCTGCGCGTGCTGCGCTACGGGGCTAATCTGCACATCGACTGCCACATGCAGATGCCCTATTATTTCAGCCTGGAAGAAATTCACAATGAGCTGAACCGCATCGAAGGTCTAATTAAGCAGCGCTTCGACGTGGAAGTGGAAATGTTTGTCCACGCCGACCCATGCACCTTTGCTGCTTGCTCCTTGTGCCATATGCCCGAATGCCCGGTCCGGCAGCATCCATTCGCCCACGAAGTACCCTGGACCTTGTCGAATGCCGTGAAAAACGAGCGGCACCGCTTAGGATAA
- a CDS encoding DUF1800 domain-containing protein yields MTNQQQLQHLYWRAGFGPRPEDVAANLSPRKALRQLLRDAQPYQPLASPGIQAAEMQAMTPTPTPDLRQDPQAPALKKNELTPEQRRQQNRQIRDAFYEMNTGWLARMASSPAQLREKMTFFWHGHFACRVRRPDAALQLNNTIRRLALGKFSDLLLAVSKEPAMLQFLNNQQNRKQRPNENFAREVMELFTIGRGHYTEQDVKEAARAFTGWSYDAQGQFVFREKQHDVGPKTFLGRTGNFGGEDILTIILEQPQTAEFITTKLYRFFVNDTPNPAHPNPAHIQPLAKAFFQSNYDLTDLMERLFTADWFYDAANVGTRIKSPIELLAGIKRTLGVELEDKKPLIVFQKALGQTLFEPPNVAGWAGGRSWIDSSTLLFRLQLPQVLLKNAEISIALKEDENDIDPQQTKADRTFRQPVKAKAKLAPLGLLLAKTPEAQQPAALSQFLLQAPIRPENLQLVQQVAQKAPAEGHLRTMVTSLLSLPEYQLM; encoded by the coding sequence ATGACCAACCAACAGCAACTGCAGCATTTGTACTGGCGTGCGGGCTTTGGGCCGCGGCCGGAAGACGTAGCCGCGAACCTGAGTCCGCGCAAGGCGCTGCGGCAGTTGCTGCGCGACGCTCAGCCGTACCAGCCCCTGGCCAGCCCCGGAATTCAGGCCGCCGAAATGCAGGCCATGACGCCCACACCCACCCCCGACTTGCGCCAGGACCCGCAGGCTCCGGCCCTGAAGAAGAACGAGCTGACGCCTGAGCAGCGCCGGCAGCAGAACCGCCAGATTCGGGACGCCTTCTACGAGATGAACACCGGCTGGCTGGCCCGTATGGCGTCATCGCCGGCCCAGCTGCGCGAGAAAATGACCTTCTTCTGGCACGGCCACTTTGCCTGCCGGGTGCGCCGTCCCGATGCCGCTTTGCAGCTCAATAACACCATTCGGCGGCTGGCGCTGGGCAAGTTCAGCGACCTGCTGCTGGCCGTGAGCAAGGAGCCGGCCATGCTACAGTTCTTAAACAACCAGCAAAACCGCAAGCAGCGGCCCAACGAGAACTTTGCCCGCGAAGTCATGGAGCTCTTTACCATCGGGCGCGGGCACTACACCGAGCAGGACGTGAAGGAAGCCGCCCGGGCCTTCACTGGCTGGAGCTACGATGCCCAGGGCCAGTTTGTGTTCCGGGAAAAGCAGCACGATGTCGGCCCGAAAACCTTTCTGGGTCGCACCGGCAACTTCGGCGGCGAAGACATTCTCACCATCATTCTGGAGCAGCCCCAGACGGCCGAGTTTATCACGACCAAGCTGTACCGGTTTTTCGTGAACGACACGCCAAATCCAGCCCATCCAAATCCAGCCCATATTCAGCCCCTGGCCAAGGCCTTTTTCCAGAGCAACTACGACCTTACGGACCTGATGGAGCGGCTCTTCACCGCCGACTGGTTTTACGATGCGGCCAACGTAGGGACCCGCATCAAGTCCCCCATTGAGTTGCTGGCCGGCATCAAGCGCACCCTGGGCGTGGAGCTGGAAGATAAGAAGCCGCTGATTGTCTTTCAGAAGGCGTTGGGACAGACGCTATTTGAGCCGCCAAATGTGGCCGGCTGGGCCGGCGGCCGCAGTTGGATTGACTCGTCCACGCTGCTATTTCGGCTGCAGCTGCCGCAGGTGCTGCTCAAAAACGCGGAAATCAGCATTGCCCTCAAGGAAGACGAAAACGACATCGACCCGCAGCAAACCAAGGCCGACCGCACCTTTCGCCAGCCCGTGAAAGCCAAGGCTAAACTAGCACCGCTGGGGCTGTTGCTGGCTAAAACCCCCGAAGCCCAGCAACCTGCCGCGCTCAGCCAATTCCTGCTGCAGGCGCCCATCCGGCCCGAAAACCTGCAGCTCGTGCAGCAAGTGGCCCAGAAAGCTCCCGCCGAGGGCCACCTGCGCACCATGGTCACCAGCCTGCTCAGCCTGCCGGAATACCAGTTGATGTAA
- a CDS encoding Nramp family divalent metal transporter, with translation MPPLVQASPTPPLTENNSGWRQERKHNSLSEVYASIRVPAANASFWRKLVAFWGPGLMVAVGYMDPGNWATDIAGGSRFGYTLLSVILISNLFAMLLQHLAAKLGIVTGRDLAQACRDHYSKPVAMVLWVFCEVAIAACDLAEVIGSAIALNLLFGLPLPWGVVLTILDVLVVLFFQNKGFRVIESIVAGLIVVIFGCFLYEILVSHPDYLGIAKGLVPQKEVVTTPGMLYIAIGILGATVMPHNLYLHSSIVQTRAIEQTEPGKRMAIKFATIDSTVALFLAFFVNAAILITAAATFHTNGLFHVADITDAHKLLAPVLGAGAAGTVFAIALLASGQNSTLTGTLAGQIVMEGFLDLKLKPWVRRLITRAIAVVPALVVTLLYGEKGTADLLVLSQVILSLQLSFAVVPLVLFTGSKAKMGVFVNRPALQLVAWAVSGIIIVLNLYLLFTTFFK, from the coding sequence ATGCCTCCACTCGTACAAGCTTCCCCTACTCCGCCCTTGACTGAAAACAACTCCGGCTGGCGCCAGGAGCGCAAGCATAACTCCCTGAGCGAAGTATACGCCAGCATCCGCGTGCCGGCGGCCAATGCCTCGTTTTGGCGCAAGCTTGTGGCTTTTTGGGGACCCGGCCTCATGGTAGCCGTAGGTTACATGGACCCTGGCAACTGGGCCACCGACATTGCCGGCGGCTCCCGCTTCGGCTATACGCTGTTGTCGGTAATTCTGATTTCCAACTTGTTTGCCATGCTGCTCCAGCACCTGGCCGCCAAGCTGGGCATCGTGACGGGGCGCGACCTGGCCCAGGCCTGCCGTGACCATTACTCCAAGCCTGTGGCAATGGTGCTGTGGGTGTTCTGCGAAGTAGCCATTGCGGCCTGCGACCTGGCCGAAGTAATTGGCTCGGCCATTGCGTTGAACCTGCTGTTCGGCCTGCCGCTGCCCTGGGGCGTGGTGCTCACCATCCTGGACGTGCTGGTGGTGCTGTTTTTCCAGAACAAGGGCTTTCGGGTTATTGAAAGCATCGTAGCTGGGCTCATTGTGGTCATTTTCGGCTGTTTCCTCTACGAAATCCTGGTTTCCCACCCCGACTACCTAGGCATTGCCAAAGGGCTGGTGCCCCAGAAAGAAGTGGTGACCACGCCCGGCATGCTCTACATTGCCATCGGTATTTTGGGTGCCACCGTAATGCCCCACAACCTGTACCTGCACTCCAGCATCGTACAAACCCGCGCTATTGAGCAAACCGAGCCGGGCAAACGCATGGCCATCAAGTTTGCTACCATCGACTCGACGGTGGCGCTGTTTCTGGCGTTTTTCGTGAATGCCGCCATCCTGATAACGGCCGCGGCCACCTTCCACACCAATGGCCTGTTTCACGTGGCCGACATTACCGATGCCCACAAGCTGCTGGCCCCGGTGCTGGGCGCCGGTGCGGCCGGCACCGTGTTTGCCATAGCCCTGCTGGCCTCGGGCCAGAACTCCACTTTGACTGGCACCCTGGCGGGTCAGATTGTGATGGAAGGCTTTCTGGACTTAAAACTCAAGCCCTGGGTACGCCGCCTCATCACCCGCGCCATTGCGGTGGTGCCAGCCTTGGTGGTCACGCTGCTCTACGGCGAGAAAGGCACGGCCGACCTGCTGGTGCTGAGCCAAGTGATTCTGTCGCTGCAGCTGAGCTTTGCGGTGGTGCCGCTGGTGCTTTTCACGGGTAGCAAGGCCAAAATGGGCGTGTTCGTAAACCGGCCGGCGCTGCAACTGGTAGCCTGGGCGGTATCGGGCATCATCATCGTGCTCAACCTCTACCTGCTGTTTACCACCTTCTTTAAGTAA